Genomic window (Culex pipiens pallens isolate TS chromosome 3, TS_CPP_V2, whole genome shotgun sequence):
gtgttctagcgtgctgctcgtactgactcagagcaagggtgagatgtaggtgtaagggcagtgcgtgttcgtcgggaacctagagcataagatcggtcaaggcccgttcttacactgaaaattgcgaattgcgaatttgcATTTagttccctgggctttgtcataatgagtgtcataggtttgatgcttgtttggcaaagagtatgatttgattcgatgtggaattaaaatcgaagtgttcagtatattgctgaagcttccatttttacacatggacaccacttcatgctgcgagaacccactttggcgtagtctcagggcttaatcgatggccggtaagctgtcatcgagacaaggaggttctctgatagtggaaatatcacatttgtacaatgaaccgctacatatgtgatttttccctatcttaatgtgggtgtcaggttaggatgcgggtttaaaaaaatagtgtttgtagaatttaggattttaactataaatatcaactttttatactttgcctttagttatttagggacaaaattagtaacagtgaatttagtaattctatcagaatcggtgattttcattcaagtagtctaaaaaccattctgatttgtcaaaatttccatagagtctcgatcaatcaatagtgaaatgatatcggacaaaattcgttgatctgttgaactaacggtttttggattatggttgtattgaccattgttgcgaatcgaggaactacggatcttttgacgtaaatggtcatttctttttcaaatcgcgatttctatcctaaatgtatatcagttcacaaatttttattgtttttttgatagaagtagttctacaacagttaaaggaacgtttacttttgaacattaagtttagaggattttagattaaagtttagattttcaatccaaagtagttagcaaatgaatatttggacttacatgaataattgaataagttggacttatgaataacacacaactgtgcatttattctagagtcagatccatacagcgtcagtgtttatttggtcgaagtgtactaattcattggcagatctgattctagttgtaatgtacgacaagactaccgacggacgtgacaggacaagggcccagtttagaggtttcaacatcaacgatgtgcggctggaccaccctcccaaaaaaaaaaaaaaatgtcctatacgctattgtgtttcatatgtttataggaccttaaaaaaaaaactctcattttgaaagagcacacgatttgaACCAAATTTCATCAATAGCACAAAGGCGACGAAAATGCATataggacatttatgcgatcaggggcagtatgtGGACCCTAAAAGCTTAACCGAtttctctcaaaattttcacagttacttatttttgcctaagaaatcgaatcagggggtatccctgaggttgacttttttttattgtcaccctattgtGACAACCGTTAACTTCAAAAAGCTATATCTCAGCCATGGTAAACCAAAATacctaatttattttattaatagttgaaaatgtatattttgttGCATTGAAATccgattgaaaaaaagtgtgctcttacaaaattgtgtttatgagacctttttaaaaaaatctcctcaTGTTCGAAGTGTCATTGTGCCCAACAATAAGCTTCAccgttaagggaccatccataaagtacgCACGACGTGGCTGGAGCAAAGTATTATGAACCGAGATATCATATCGAAGATTTATACGCAGAGANNNNNNNNNNNNNNNNNNNNNNNNNNNNNNNNNNNNNNNNNNNNNNNNNNNNNNNNNNNNNNNNNNNNNNNNNNNNNNNNNNNNNNNNNNNNNNNNNNNNACCCACCTTCTGATCTCGTTGAAATATCGAAGCAGCTtacaataattttctttttgacCTTCACGGATCCCTAATATTCAATGACAATCCAGAGATATTCAACAACAACCGTGAAACCCCGTACTGATGAGAAATCTCAATCAtggatcgagaaattacgatcgtaatttttaATACcactttttggttattttttcatttaaacggaatattaaaaaaaaatctgagttcaatatttttaatgtgcaaaaataacaaaatttaaaatctaaattaattttctttttaatttcaagcaaacagggtgaccactcaaatcccatatTCAAATTCCCGACTATTTGCCGACTTTttctagacttttccagaaaactcaaataggcatttcttatctaaagaacaAAAAACTATCTATAAGAAAGGTTAATAtcaaccaccgaaaaaaaaatgattttaaaaattcaactatTGGCAATATTCTTAAACACAgaaactgaacaaaaaataaaaaaaatacttcaaaaatggaaattcattataatgattcagagtagaaacacaaacaattagcccttgaaaaaaaaaatcgaaagttcaacaatacttataactttcaTGTCATTTTACAGATTGGCAAACGTAAAGTTTTTGAATACTTCGTTTCAAatggaaatggcaaaaagttaaagctaactgaatttaaaatttttcccacttattttaagaaaaatgtttgaagagacaaatttttaaacaattttgcaataactcaaaatttcttggattattttttttgccaggttaatattttctttatgttttcaaaacgaaaaaaagtttttcaattttggattttattcgatatttaagttttccgaaagctgaaaatcaagctttacatCTGGaaggtaatttacccatactcacaaaaaaagttcaaaggcaacatttggaaaaaaatatatttggaatgacttaatgaatttatttaaacaattaaaaatattcacaaaaaaaaccattgccaaactcaagatggaatctgtttttaaatattcaatctacgtgacaaaataaaatagaatcaaCTCTAAGCTGGgcattaggctctatttttttatttagtttttcactaactttacctcttgttaATTAACAGATGGCGTTGCTacttttagaccacgttttccactttttctccatcgaaaccAACTACTTTATGGACTTcgttttgctgggcgagataggacgccgtctatttttaaacgatgactcagcacttttccattcttgcacagaaaaaaatatgtaaatttacacagcacgtaattattgtttcttatgtaaactcactcaatgtaatgttgaaatatgatgtaaagagtgaaaagtcatggaaattactccaatgtaaatctaaatctaatgtaaatcatgaatctaatggaaacgttgagcatggaaactcaaatctgatgaatttctacccatgtttggcttcctgtaaattcctatttaatgtaaatcatatatccaatgtatttctgccaaacgttgacttcaaaactacccgaactaaaattagttatatttggttctctttctatcggtctcatacttcgctggcccactgcctgagcctcgacctgaGCAAGTTGATGCTTTTGCCGCTCGTtcataaaatgcgaagatggctcagtcggcagcgggtaccagcagtaacaccgaacatcttacccgtcgtccgttcgattccagtccagtccagcgttattccacttggctgtcgacgagaaagcgtcccctacctgtgaagcaactttttaaaatcagaattttcttttgctgcccgcttcaatcattttaaaatagaacataggccacaccattttcctactgcaatccaagtcgagcttctcattcccattggccaatcagaattagttgatttgaacaaatgtaaattccaaaactaatgtaaattttcaaaactaatgtacataaatttccaatgaattcaatgtaaatttccaatgaacctaatgtaaatgtacatcatttatcatgataccttttggtacatgataaataatgtgaatttacaggaatatttttttctgtgtagatggtagcacgatgtaacgccacgtccctatagagaccatttgtttcataaaaaatattatgaaaatctgtgtcaattGTACAGAatgttacaaaattattcaagagtaaaaattaattttcaagcaAGGATGCTTGGAatttctgactttttaacaaaaaatcataaatttccgactttttcccgatttttggcggattttgggGGAATTGCCGacattttcccgactttcccgactttagtggtcaccctgaaaaaacataaaattttcaacaatttaaaaaaaaattagattaaaattattttttttatttcaaaatttttattttttgttaatttagaaaaataaaaaaaataagatataaactcagaaattttttaaaatttcaatttcgaaaaaatataattttattaaaaataaaataaaaaatacctcaaaaaatactttttttaactcttaaaaattgaattgatttttttatttaaaattttcaaagaaaaacgaaataaaattgattaaaaagtaAGTAACTTTTAAAAGTCaagaacaaattaacaaaaatatttaatttaataaatacaggaaaaaaataaataagaaaatattcaacttaaaaataaatatggaaattggttaaaattgttatccaggtttttattttttagcgaagatggcgttggaatggtgaacgtccgaaatgtcaaaatcgcgcagtagcaccaacattagaaaaaaatgtggctgtcatgccatggcacactttttttgtGATGTTGGTAcaactgcgtgattttgacatttcgggcgttcacctttcgaacgccattttcgcttagaAACTTGGATAGGATCAATAATTTCACTCTCCACccctttatttattttacagctacctatctttatttttagttttatgtttCTTCTGCTAATGTTTCGCCCTTTCAAGCCTGATAATCATGCCCGAAGTTTTTGGAttgactaaattttttttttaaaagatttaaaacttttaaaatttcagaattttttgaaaattatgaattttcaaaagttttgaaaacgaGCTTCGAACTCATATCGAGATTTTCTTGATCATCGGTCGTAATTTGTCCATGgtagatcgagaaattacgatcgtgagtcgagaaattactatcgaaatatttcgaTTGAATGCAATAATCGCCACGTTAATATTGAACATTCTAGtaacaaatttgtttgtttgtcatagtctaatacctccttgagTCGATAAATTACGTTCGAAATATTTCGATCGAgtgcactgccgttctacgcataattgtcccatgttcaaaaaagtgcaactgagaaaaacgcgattgaaatttttcgaccgatttctgtgtttctacgcataattgtcccgtgggtctcTATTCAACTCATAAGTCCCTAATCATTCCAGTTAGCAGTTTCtcactcttatttgtaatcctcttgctatagaagacacaatacttcgtaaaactgataatttcgtgaaagaaaatactgcccataattgaaaatttggctattatgccaaatcaagtattccgagaaaaacgcgttttagtgtttgaaacaaaatctccatcaaggcaatttcccataagagtggcatattagccgtttggtttttcgcatcggcagccaagtctaaacactatttcagtaaaattcaagttccagaagatgcgtaggaacatcctctaccacctggtgctaatatctcgtttttgccaaaagtggatattagccgttttttcaatggtgggcagaatACTTGGTGgtacaattatgcgtagaagtacaacggtgggacaaacagacttggtgttgtttttaatgagtttccgaacaaagtaccagattttatgtgtttttctcaaagtacacatcaaactaaacataaaaatgtcataaagtcaaaatcgcccaaaactgacatgggacaattatgcgtagaacggcagtgcagTGGTCGATTCGGCATGCTAATAAAGACCGACAGCCTAGAGGTTTTATATCTTTGGCCTAAGTTTCAATCAAAATAGACGTTTTATGTAGGTCAAAACATTGCTCTGGTGATAATCACAGCAAATGCGGTGCAGATTCGGCGATTTTGTAGAACAATATGACGATTTTTGTGTTTCGTGATttctaatattaaaaaaaaaacactattttcgcaattcgcaattttcagtgtaagaacgggccttgaccgatcttatgcaccaggttcccgacgaacacgcactgcccttacacctacatctcacccttgctctgagtcagtacgagcagcacgctagaacacgctttgagtgttcgtgccaggcatgcacaccttcttttccggttacgcattttaactcggccgggggtggtacattacgtagggtttgatgtaagtataagcgcctaaccatttatagtgtgcctatcaactttcattaaagcaaaaactgttttatttttagtttgaattcaaaaactagttgttattttactgtgtattgttttctcctgaaatctttcctagtgttgagtcgtgtttatatgttgctatttcttttgtcgcggtgttttgttacaatttttggtcctaagcatgttataaaagtttaccaaaagtacaatagtaatatttgtgttaatcctttaatcattccataaattgagtaagggctcgaacctcacttgcttaagaaaaaggtgaagtttcaaaacaatggacagtgaaggaaatatactatgtaaagaatcaatagtaaaagaaagatagtagaaattagaaattattcaaatagataaataaagaaaaggcacatgataaacaaaattgacatcgctaccaaattaagggaaagcagacagtttgttacagcagcatcaattggtaaaatagagtggaaaagcgttgagaaataagagaatcaaataagtaaaatcgaaatcaaatggaggatagtaaacagaagccgttttagaaaatcagtgaaacaaaataaacagaagatagctgttagctgaaatggaaagaagagaaaccccgttctgcgatgctcaggtacatccacagcagttgactcaacatactgcgaatcaaaacaataccgtctacaatcacaaattacttccctttcccacattgacgcgcccctttcttctagccgtctccactctgaccctcgctggtcaaaggtttacgagtcgtttccacaggccaccagctaggttacaccttgtcatcatgatgactaaaccaagccaacgtggaggtaagaaaataggacacttgcaaggaaccagagccatgctgttttgtccaaacagcactacggatgtagttgggctccttccgggatgttcctcgcctaggtgtgtcaaccgacgagtatcatcagtatcatgcacccttggcctgcaaaaaaaaaaaaaaaaaaacacgattttgttGAAAAAGGGTTAATTCTGTTCTATAAACATCGCATTGTCTGCACCGAATTTACTGTTATTTTCAGTGTGTGACCGTATTTCGTCTTGAAAGGATGTCATCTCATAAATTTCAAACGTTCGCACAATTTTGATAAGCATTATGCCGATGCGTGCAAGCTTTATTGTTCGTATTCAAGGTTCTTAATGTGAGAAATGAATACCAAGTGTGTGCATGTTAGTGAGTTAGTAAGTAGGAGTAGTTTATCTGGTTAGACGTTGAGTGTTTTCAAACGTGTGCCCTAGGCAAataaacgaaacgaaaaaaaagatgtGCTTAACCCTTAAGACTGGTCATGCCGGCACGCATAATTTCGTCCACAAGCAGCAGATTGCTGGCGATGACGGTGCACGAGTTGAGGATCTGCTTCTTGACGATGTAGTTGTCGAACACGCCGAGATCGACCGGTTTCATCGGCTCGCCGGTGGACAGATCGAGTCCGATGGGGTCCTCGCTGAGACGGCTCTCCTCCTGGAGACGGACGATGGTGTCCTGGGCGTCGTAACCGCTGTTGACCGCGAGCACTTTCGGGATCACGAGCAGGGCGTCGGCGTACGCTTGGATCGCGAGACGGGTCTTGCCCTTGACGTCCTTGGCGTGGTCTTTTAGCTTGTTGTGGCAACGCACTTCGAAGGCGGCGGCTCCGGGGACCAGTTTGCCGTCGTCGATGGCGTTGTTGATCGAGCGAAGACCGTCACGGACGGCGTCCTTGATTTGGGTGAGCGTGTACTTGTTGGGACCCTTCACGAGAATCGTTACGGAGAGTGGGTTCTTGCAGTCCTCCACGAAGGTGAACTTGTTCTCGCCGAGGACGTGCTCGTACACGAGTCCGGCCTGGCCGAGGGTAGATTCGTCCATTTGGTCAAACGAGTTGAGGGCGATTCCGCCGCAGGCCAGCGCGAGACGTTCCATGTTACGGCGCTTGGCACGACGCAGCGCCATGATGCCTTCCTTGGCGAGCATGTCCAGCGACATCGGGTCGATGCCCTTCTGGTTGATGACGACGAAGGTCTTTCCGTTCTCGGCGGTGCACACCTTGCGCTTCAACTCGATGATCTTCTGGACACGTTGCTCGATGAACTCGCGCTCGGCCAACACAAACTTCTCCCGCTCTTCAGCGGTCTTGTAGAAGAAGCCGGAGTTGACCTCGCTCTTCTCGTACTCCATCGAAACGTTGCACGTCAGGATGTAGGCGTTCTCCAGTCGCTTAGGCATGTCCGGATGACGGGAACCGTGATCCATGACGATACCGCGGACCAGCTGAGTGTCGGTCGCCGATTTGTGCTGCATTTCCATCAACTCAACCATGTGCAAATCAACGGGTTTGCCCTCGGTCCGGATGGCCAGCACGGCATCCACGCACACTTCCGTCAACAGTGCGGCCAACTGCGGATGAACCTTCGTCATCAGCGACGTCCTCGCGATGGCCAACAGATTCTCCTTGTTGACCTCGATCGGAACCGCCATCTGGTCCAGAATCTGCAGCGCCTGCTGACGAGCCTGGTCAAACCCTTCAGCCAGAATACGCGGATGAAGACCGTCCCCGATGTACAGATCCGCCTGCTTCAACAGCTCTCCGATCAGCAGCACCGTCGTGGTCGTTCCGTCGCCGGTCATATCGTCCTGGGTCGTGCTGGCACGAGCAATCAACGAAGCCGTCGGATGCTGAATCTGCATCTCGTGCAGCAGCACATTTCCGTCCTTGGTGATCTTGATGTCGCCGGCTCCCGAAACCAACCTGCACGGAACAagagaaaaaacatttttaggttatgttttgcACCGATGACTCACAAGCAAAACGCCCCATCCCAAACCCAAAACCGGTCAAACCTTCAACGGACCCTAAATCTTCACCTCCCCCCACACCCACCGAACCATCCGTCCAACCCGGAAACCCCGCCCCAATCCGATTTTCACCGGCAAACATTCCCACCTGGCAGCCTACTCACATTTTCATCGTTCCCTTCGGGCCCAGGTTGGTCCGCATCACGTCCTGGATGCCCTTGGCCGCGCCAATGTTGACGGCCAGCGCCTGGGCGGCCCGAGCAAACTCGGCCTTCGGGTTCAGCAGACTGATGGAGGCCATTTTTCCGCAGATTTTCTCGAAACACAGACGGACAGTTGTGGTTGGAGTTGAATGAAAAAACCGAAAACCCGTGGGCTGCTGCGACTTGAAAGAAACGGGACTCGGGGGCGAATGGCGAAAAAGTGAAGAGAAACAAAACTCACGTGCGGTGACAGCGAATGTCAGATTTGCGGGGTGCGTTCACGGTGAGGAAGGGGAGTTGGGTTAAAGTGGGCAGTTGTTACTTTTTGAGAGAGAGATTTGTATTTTCCTTCAAAAAGTCTGCAGGTCTTGAATTTTTtcattaagggaccatccataatcaTAGACTAATTATATATAGATACGCCACTCCGCTGTCGGGGCTGGCGACACTACCGCCACGCCAAAATCCCCCCTGGTGACAATTCACAGGTACTAATTTTGGGTGTCTCCCTTTGGGAAAATTGTAAAAGTTTGTTCTCTCCAGTTTCAGTTCAATTGGTTCGGTTGCATCGTAGCAACTGGATCTTTTCAAACTGTTTGTTTTCTGTCAACAACATCGTGACTCCAAATCGCTGGCTTTTAAATGTCCATATAAAATCCCCCGATTTCGGGCTTCTCAGACCAACAAAAACCCCATGAACGGTTCCGATTCTTTCGGTGGTGCCCATTGACGTGGAGCACAAGTGAGTATAAAATGAAGATCAATAAAAATGTgtattggaaatgttttttttacagccTCAGGATTTGCGATCTAAATCGCCTGAGACGACCTGCCAACCATTCCGCCAAAGCATCGAAACCTGCACAAACCGCCTCTTGTCCAATTCAACCAAAAGTAGGTGGTTATTAGCGGTGGAGTTTTGTCCATAAATGTAGGTGAGGTGATAACAAGTTTAATCGAAAATGCCATCACAAAAAGGTCTTTTTTAACAGGCCCGCGATGCGTGCTTCACCCTTCAATTTGAAGTTTCATCGCGTTATCCTGGTGTAACTTCCGGCAGATCTTTACCCTTCGAAATTAAGATGCGGCCACGACCTGAGTGGTGGTGGCTACAGCTTTTCTTCAGCAAAGGCTTAGCAGGGCCTGACACCTCACGAAACTTACTCTAGCTGCGACAAAGAACTGCTGAAAAAGAACAAGCTGGATACCGCCAAGATCGTTGGCAAGAGGAAAATGTAGGTAGTtgtaaaaaatgattatttgttaacaatttaaaataaaatgttgatacTGAAAATCTAACAAGTCTTTTTCAATGTCAATGGCCGAGATGTAATCCTTGTGCTTGCTTG
Coding sequences:
- the LOC120431459 gene encoding T-complex protein 1 subunit zeta yields the protein MASISLLNPKAEFARAAQALAVNIGAAKGIQDVMRTNLGPKGTMKMLVSGAGDIKITKDGNVLLHEMQIQHPTASLIARASTTQDDMTGDGTTTTVLLIGELLKQADLYIGDGLHPRILAEGFDQARQQALQILDQMAVPIEVNKENLLAIARTSLMTKVHPQLAALLTEVCVDAVLAIRTEGKPVDLHMVELMEMQHKSATDTQLVRGIVMDHGSRHPDMPKRLENAYILTCNVSMEYEKSEVNSGFFYKTAEEREKFVLAEREFIEQRVQKIIELKRKVCTAENGKTFVVINQKGIDPMSLDMLAKEGIMALRRAKRRNMERLALACGGIALNSFDQMDESTLGQAGLVYEHVLGENKFTFVEDCKNPLSVTILVKGPNKYTLTQIKDAVRDGLRSINNAIDDGKLVPGAAAFEVRCHNKLKDHAKDVKGKTRLAIQAYADALLVIPKVLAVNSGYDAQDTIVRLQEESRLSEDPIGLDLSTGEPMKPVDLGVFDNYIVKKQILNSCTVIASNLLLVDEIMRAGMTSLKG